The following proteins are co-located in the Microvirga ossetica genome:
- a CDS encoding ISNCY family transposase, which produces MTVVSMSAKEFSRLDVLMDLEARRVTVRDACGLLRLKRRQVFRLLKGFRQHGAVCLVSKRRGQPGNNRLPASVRDLVMTIIKERYPDFGPTLATEKLRETHGCPVSRETVRKWMIEDGLWLDRRRRLPSVHQPRNRRERRGELIQIDGSKHWWFENRGPQCTLLAYIDDATSQLMHAAFVPSESTFDYLRETHEYVTAHGRPIAFYSDKHAIFRVSNTEAESGDGMTQFGRALHELNIDILCANTPAAKGRVERSFGTLQDRLVKEMRLAGISTIEAANAFLPGFLADHNRRFAKEPISPSDAHRPVPQDMVLEDIFAWNEERTITRNLTLQYDKVLFLLEPTELTRPLARQRVTVIDYPDGRLAIRHNGVDLPYRTYDKLRRVTHAAIVENKRLSEVLAYVAQRQQERDEQRSAKAPRRRGQGERHMFKTP; this is translated from the coding sequence ATGACGGTGGTGTCGATGAGCGCCAAGGAGTTTTCCCGGCTGGATGTGCTGATGGATTTAGAAGCCCGTCGGGTGACCGTTCGGGACGCTTGCGGCCTGCTCCGGCTCAAACGCCGACAGGTCTTCCGGCTGTTGAAGGGCTTCCGGCAGCATGGAGCTGTCTGCCTCGTGTCGAAGCGGCGCGGCCAGCCCGGCAACAACCGGCTTCCCGCGTCAGTCCGCGACTTGGTCATGACGATCATCAAGGAGCGCTATCCAGACTTCGGTCCGACGCTGGCTACTGAGAAGCTGCGGGAGACCCATGGTTGTCCCGTGTCCCGAGAGACGGTCCGCAAATGGATGATCGAAGACGGTCTGTGGCTGGATCGCCGCCGGCGCCTTCCTTCGGTTCATCAGCCACGCAATCGCCGCGAGCGCAGGGGCGAACTGATCCAGATCGACGGCTCCAAGCATTGGTGGTTCGAGAACCGTGGCCCACAATGCACGCTTCTGGCTTATATCGATGATGCCACCAGCCAGCTGATGCATGCGGCTTTCGTGCCCTCGGAGTCCACCTTCGATTACCTGCGCGAGACGCATGAATACGTCACAGCCCATGGCCGTCCGATCGCCTTCTACTCGGACAAGCACGCCATCTTCCGGGTCAGCAACACAGAGGCTGAAAGCGGCGACGGCATGACCCAATTCGGGCGGGCCCTGCATGAACTCAACATCGACATCCTCTGCGCCAACACACCGGCTGCCAAGGGCCGCGTCGAGCGCTCGTTCGGCACGCTGCAGGATCGCCTGGTCAAGGAGATGCGGCTTGCCGGCATATCGACGATCGAGGCAGCAAACGCCTTCCTGCCGGGGTTCCTGGCCGATCATAACCGGCGTTTCGCCAAGGAGCCCATCAGCCCCTCGGATGCGCACCGTCCGGTGCCGCAGGACATGGTGCTGGAGGATATCTTCGCCTGGAACGAGGAGCGCACCATCACCCGCAATCTGACGCTCCAGTACGACAAGGTGCTGTTCCTGCTCGAGCCCACTGAGCTGACGCGCCCTCTCGCCCGCCAGCGTGTGACGGTGATCGACTATCCGGACGGACGGCTGGCGATCCGGCACAACGGGGTCGACCTGCCATACCGCACCTATGACAAGCTGCGGCGGGTGACGCATGCGGCGATTGTCGAGAACAAGCGCCTGAGTGAGGTGCTGGCCTATGTGGCGCAGCGTCAGCAGGAGCGGGACGAGCAGCGCTCGGCCAAGGCGCCGCGCCGGCGGGGGCAGGGTGAGCGTCACATGTTCAAGACACCGTAA